A genomic region of Pseudomonas abietaniphila contains the following coding sequences:
- a CDS encoding LysR family transcriptional regulator, with the protein MSDLPEKFATLKISSRQIALLNALGELGNLRKAASAIHTTQPAASLLLQQLEERLGVQLFERLPRGMQPTLFGDVMIRYAQGALHEFEYAEAQIAELARGAAGMVRIGTVMGPVPTLLTRGVLAFKAQHPKVRVAIEVGTSDTLLPALIRGDFDLVLGRLPDQLDSQGLDIQLFEQGERMRIIARPSHPFANRPDTGLADLAPLTWILHPIDSPMRRQVENALKAAQLIQPLDIIETSSILATTAMLESSDMIAVVPNDVAEHYARYGMITMLPVELPLAMANLGLLTSKARPMSAAVKELLGYLKKTDELQAQGPSP; encoded by the coding sequence ATGTCAGACCTGCCTGAAAAATTTGCCACGCTGAAGATCTCCAGCCGCCAGATCGCACTGCTCAACGCGTTGGGCGAACTGGGCAACCTGCGCAAGGCGGCGTCGGCGATTCACACGACGCAACCCGCCGCGAGTCTGTTGTTGCAGCAGCTGGAAGAGCGCCTGGGCGTGCAACTGTTCGAGCGACTGCCCAGAGGCATGCAGCCGACGCTGTTCGGGGACGTGATGATCCGTTACGCCCAGGGCGCGCTGCATGAGTTCGAGTACGCCGAAGCGCAGATCGCTGAACTGGCGCGCGGCGCGGCAGGGATGGTCCGCATCGGCACGGTGATGGGCCCAGTGCCGACCTTGCTGACCCGCGGTGTGCTGGCGTTCAAGGCTCAACACCCAAAAGTGCGGGTGGCGATCGAGGTCGGCACCAGCGACACGCTGCTGCCGGCGTTGATTCGTGGGGATTTTGACCTGGTATTGGGCCGGCTGCCGGATCAGCTGGACAGTCAGGGGCTGGACATTCAGTTGTTTGAACAGGGCGAACGCATGCGCATCATTGCTCGCCCCAGCCATCCATTCGCCAACAGGCCCGACACGGGTCTGGCAGACCTGGCGCCACTGACCTGGATCCTGCACCCGATCGACAGTCCGATGAGGCGGCAGGTGGAAAACGCGTTGAAAGCCGCGCAGTTGATCCAGCCGCTGGACATCATCGAAACCAGCTCGATCCTCGCCACAACGGCCATGCTGGAGTCGTCCGACATGATCGCCGTGGTGCCCAACGACGTGGCCGAGCACTACGCCCGCTATGGAATGATCACCATGCTGCCGGTGGAACTGCCGCTGGCCATGGCTAATCTGGGCTTGCTGACCTCGAAGGCCAGGCCGATGTCGGCGGCGGTGAAAGAGTTGTTGGGCTATCTGAAAAAGACCGACGAACTGCAGGCGCAAGGACCTTCGCCATGA